In Romboutsia lituseburensis, a genomic segment contains:
- the miaB gene encoding tRNA (N6-isopentenyl adenosine(37)-C2)-methylthiotransferase MiaB, whose amino-acid sequence MSKRKQVQVPIEKIQEQDRFIEAIAEQNSRYYAIHQAKPRYLIQTFGCQMNEHDSEKLCAMLDEMGYERGITAGECDLIIYNTCAVRENAELKVYGNLGQLKFQKRKNPDLKIAVCGCMMQQPHVVKELKSKYNHVDLVFGTHNLYKFPELLTKSMDNKKMLVDVWDVDGEVVEGLKSTRKFELKAFVNIMYGCNNFCTYCIVPYTRGRERSRKPEDIINEIKELAANGTKEVTLLGQNVDSYGKTLENSITFAELLRKVNDIDGIERVRFMTSHPKDISDEVIYAIRDCDKVCEFLHLPVQCGSTPLLKKMNRHYTKEYYLEIVEKAKKEVPDIAFSTDLMIGFPGETDEDLLETIDVVEKVRYGSAFTFIYSKRKGTPAAEMENQIPEDIKHERFNKVLERVNTIAAEINKEYVGKTVEVLVEGKSKTDEEKFTGRTRQNKLVNFESCEKDLIGKLVMVEITGANSFSLVGKESK is encoded by the coding sequence ATGAGTAAAAGAAAGCAAGTACAAGTTCCTATAGAAAAAATACAAGAACAAGATAGATTTATAGAAGCAATAGCAGAGCAAAATTCAAGATATTACGCTATACATCAAGCAAAACCTAGATACTTAATACAAACGTTTGGATGTCAAATGAATGAACATGATTCAGAAAAATTATGTGCAATGCTTGATGAAATGGGATATGAAAGAGGGATAACTGCAGGTGAATGTGATTTAATAATATACAATACTTGTGCAGTAAGAGAAAATGCAGAACTTAAAGTTTATGGTAACTTAGGTCAATTAAAATTCCAAAAAAGAAAAAATCCAGATTTAAAAATAGCTGTATGTGGATGTATGATGCAACAACCTCACGTTGTAAAAGAGTTAAAATCTAAATATAATCATGTTGATTTAGTATTTGGTACACACAACTTATATAAATTCCCTGAGCTATTAACAAAATCAATGGATAATAAAAAGATGCTAGTTGATGTGTGGGATGTTGATGGAGAAGTAGTAGAAGGTCTTAAGAGTACTAGAAAGTTTGAATTAAAAGCTTTTGTTAATATAATGTATGGATGTAACAATTTCTGTACTTACTGTATCGTACCGTACACAAGGGGAAGAGAAAGAAGTAGAAAACCAGAAGATATAATAAATGAAATAAAAGAATTAGCTGCAAATGGGACTAAAGAAGTTACATTACTTGGTCAAAATGTTGATTCATATGGTAAAACTTTAGAAAACTCTATAACATTTGCAGAACTTTTAAGAAAAGTAAATGATATAGACGGCATAGAAAGAGTTAGATTTATGACATCTCATCCAAAGGATATATCAGATGAAGTTATATACGCAATAAGAGATTGTGATAAAGTTTGTGAATTTTTACATTTACCAGTTCAATGCGGTAGTACACCATTACTTAAAAAAATGAATAGACATTATACTAAGGAATACTATTTAGAAATAGTAGAAAAGGCTAAGAAAGAAGTTCCGGATATAGCTTTCTCTACAGACTTAATGATCGGATTCCCAGGGGAAACTGATGAAGATTTATTAGAAACTATAGATGTAGTAGAAAAGGTTAGATACGGTTCTGCTTTTACATTCATATATTCTAAGAGAAAAGGGACTCCAGCTGCTGAAATGGAAAACCAAATACCAGAAGATATAAAACATGAGAGATTTAATAAAGTATTAGAGAGAGTAAATACTATAGCAGCAGAAATTAATAAAGAATACGTAGGAAAAACAGTGGAAGTCTTAGTAGAGGGAAAAAGTAAGACTGATGAAGAGAAATTTACAGGAAGAACAAGACAAAATAAATTAGTTAATTTTGAATCTTGTGAAAAAGATTTAATAGGAAAATTAGTTATGGTGGAGATAACTGGAGCTAATAGCTTCTCGTTAGTAGGTAAGGAAAGTAAATAA
- a CDS encoding diphthine--ammonia ligase has product MSKKFIMSFSGGKDSTLALYRMMNKGYVPIGLLVTVKKGETGSWTHSIQKELLNKVSESLDIPLFLVECEMNEYEHKFTETLLKAKELGAQSCVFGDIDISDHRKWCEDRCKEAELEAILPLWQEDREKLVNEFIDNGFSTVIKKVNLTQLPSDFLGKVLTREIVGEIKDLKCDPCGENGEYHTFVIDGPIFKEKVNFKINKIVIDGDYGNLDISI; this is encoded by the coding sequence ATGAGCAAGAAGTTTATTATGTCATTTAGCGGGGGTAAAGATAGTACTTTAGCACTTTATAGAATGATGAACAAAGGATATGTCCCTATAGGATTATTAGTAACAGTTAAAAAGGGTGAAACAGGTTCGTGGACTCATAGCATACAAAAAGAATTGTTAAATAAAGTTAGTGAGAGTTTAGATATACCTTTATTTTTAGTTGAATGTGAAATGAATGAATATGAACATAAATTTACAGAGACGCTTTTAAAAGCAAAAGAGCTAGGAGCTCAATCTTGTGTATTTGGAGATATAGATATATCTGATCATAGAAAATGGTGCGAAGATAGATGCAAGGAAGCAGAACTTGAGGCTATATTACCTTTATGGCAAGAGGATAGAGAAAAACTAGTGAATGAATTTATAGACAATGGATTTAGTACAGTAATTAAAAAAGTAAATTTAACGCAATTGCCTAGTGATTTTTTAGGAAAGGTACTAACTCGTGAAATTGTTGGGGAGATTAAGGATTTAAAATGTGATCCATGTGGTGAAAATGGTGAATATCATACATTTGTAATTGATGGTCCGATATTTAAAGAAAAAGTAAACTTTAAAATTAATAAAATAGTAATTGATGGTGATTATGGTAATCTAGATATATCAATATAA
- a CDS encoding NUDIX hydrolase — translation MINTLKDKLSNYKPYINGHKNMKKASVLIPLVKKENNFYILFQVRSKTLRSQPNEISFPGGKIELNETPYNACIRETCEELGTCPDNIQIISELDLLITPANLIIHPYVGILNDIETLNINKDEVDHIFLVPIPYLLKYEPNYYNNEVKIIPDSNFPYDIIPNKENYKFGKGNYEVLFYQYNNYIIWGITAKILQNFLEILND, via the coding sequence ATGATTAATACCCTAAAAGATAAACTTTCAAACTATAAACCTTATATAAATGGGCACAAAAATATGAAAAAAGCTTCTGTACTCATTCCTCTTGTAAAAAAAGAGAATAATTTTTATATATTATTTCAAGTTAGATCCAAGACATTGAGATCTCAACCCAATGAAATATCCTTTCCTGGTGGGAAAATAGAGTTAAATGAAACACCTTATAATGCTTGTATTCGAGAAACTTGTGAAGAACTTGGTACATGCCCAGATAATATTCAAATAATATCTGAACTAGATTTACTTATAACTCCAGCTAATTTAATTATTCACCCTTATGTCGGTATATTAAATGATATTGAAACTTTAAATATAAATAAAGATGAAGTCGATCATATATTTTTAGTACCAATACCTTATTTGTTAAAATATGAGCCTAACTACTATAACAATGAAGTAAAAATTATACCAGATAGCAATTTTCCTTATGATATAATTCCAAACAAAGAAAACTATAAATTTGGAAAAGGAAATTACGAGGTTTTATTTTATCAATATAATAATTATATTATTTGGGGTATAACTGCAAAAATACTTCAAAACTTCTTAGAAATTTTAAATGATTAG
- a CDS encoding ABC transporter permease, whose product MKSLKTIDKVKNSLYPIITFLSILLIWELVVQINDIPKYILPAPSDIIKVFSKDYLNLYTNTLTTLNEALLGFIIAIIISLVMGILMDFIPIFKKCVYPIMVVSQTIPTIAIAPLLIIWFGFDMLPKVIMVTMTCFFPILISFVDGIENLDKDYLNLFKTMNSSKLSTFIHLKFPMSMEKLFSGLKISATYAVVAATVAEWLGGTKGLGVYMVRAKSAYALDKVFASTILVVIFSLLFVLLVQLIKKIVLRHNN is encoded by the coding sequence ATGAAAAGCTTAAAAACCATAGATAAAGTAAAAAATAGCTTATATCCAATAATTACATTTTTAAGCATATTACTTATATGGGAATTAGTAGTACAAATAAATGATATACCTAAATATATACTTCCAGCACCAAGTGACATAATAAAGGTATTTAGTAAAGATTATTTAAACTTATATACAAATACTTTAACAACTTTAAATGAAGCATTGTTAGGGTTTATTATAGCAATTATAATATCTTTAGTTATGGGAATACTTATGGACTTCATACCGATATTTAAAAAATGTGTTTACCCAATAATGGTTGTATCTCAAACAATACCAACTATTGCAATAGCACCTCTTTTAATAATATGGTTTGGATTTGATATGTTACCTAAAGTTATAATGGTAACTATGACATGTTTTTTCCCAATACTTATAAGTTTTGTAGATGGAATAGAAAATTTAGATAAAGATTATTTAAACTTATTTAAAACAATGAATAGCTCAAAATTATCAACATTTATACATTTGAAGTTTCCAATGTCTATGGAGAAGCTTTTTTCAGGACTGAAAATTTCAGCAACTTATGCAGTAGTTGCAGCAACAGTAGCAGAGTGGTTAGGGGGAACCAAGGGGCTTGGAGTATATATGGTGAGAGCAAAGAGTGCTTATGCTCTTGATAAGGTATTTGCTTCAACAATACTTGTAGTAATTTTTAGTTTATTATTTGTATTGTTAGTGCAATTAATAAAAAAAATAGTGTTAAGGCACAACAACTAG
- a CDS encoding ABC transporter substrate-binding protein produces MKLKKLVSLGLISALTISTLSGCSSNKKSEDKKSNEEKVTMVLDWTPNTNHTGLFVALENGYYKEQGLDVDIIQPPEGGAATLVATQKADFGISYQEEVTFAKTSDDPLPIKAVATVIQHNTSGFAAPKDKNIKSPKDFEGKVYGGWGSPAEDAILDAVMKKEGKDFKNLKVVNIGDDDFFTATSKNIDFAWIFEGWTAIEASQRGVELDYIPIGEVDKRLDYYTPIIISNEKLLKEKPEVAKKFLEATKKGYEYAIENPKEAAKILVKHAPEIDENLAIKSQEYLAEKYIDDAKRWGEMKDSVWNNYTEFLREYKLINKDLKPSEAYTNEFLPK; encoded by the coding sequence ATGAAACTTAAAAAATTAGTTAGTCTAGGATTAATAAGTGCACTTACAATTAGTACTTTAAGTGGGTGCTCAAGCAATAAGAAGTCTGAAGATAAAAAATCTAATGAAGAAAAGGTTACAATGGTACTAGATTGGACACCTAATACAAATCATACTGGATTATTTGTAGCTCTTGAAAATGGGTATTATAAAGAACAAGGGTTAGATGTTGATATAATACAGCCACCAGAAGGAGGAGCAGCTACTTTAGTGGCTACTCAAAAGGCAGACTTTGGAATAAGTTATCAAGAGGAAGTTACATTTGCTAAAACAAGTGATGATCCACTTCCGATAAAAGCTGTAGCAACAGTTATACAACATAATACTTCTGGGTTTGCAGCGCCAAAAGATAAAAATATAAAATCACCAAAAGACTTTGAAGGGAAGGTTTATGGTGGTTGGGGTTCACCAGCTGAAGATGCTATATTAGATGCGGTTATGAAAAAAGAAGGTAAAGATTTTAAAAATCTAAAAGTAGTAAATATAGGAGATGATGATTTCTTTACAGCGACAAGCAAAAACATAGATTTTGCATGGATTTTTGAAGGATGGACTGCGATAGAAGCAAGTCAACGTGGAGTAGAGTTAGACTATATACCAATAGGTGAAGTTGATAAAAGACTTGATTATTATACACCTATTATAATATCGAATGAAAAATTATTAAAAGAAAAACCAGAAGTTGCTAAAAAATTCTTAGAGGCAACAAAAAAAGGTTATGAATATGCAATAGAAAATCCTAAGGAAGCTGCTAAGATACTTGTAAAACATGCACCTGAAATAGATGAAAACCTAGCAATAAAAAGTCAAGAATATTTAGCTGAAAAATATATTGATGATGCAAAAAGATGGGGAGAAATGAAAGACAGTGTATGGAACAATTATACAGAGTTCTTAAGAGAATATAAATTGATAAATAAAGACTTAAAACCTAGTGAGGCTTATACTAATGAATTCTTACCAAAATAA
- a CDS encoding ABC transporter ATP-binding protein, which translates to MLEVKELYCGYDNNDIIKNVNFEVKKGENICIIGPNGCGKSTLLKSIANIIDYRGSIKIDGKEVNTFNRKELATKVALMSQISQIYFPYTIYETVSLGRYAYLKGPFQSLKGEDRDIVIDSIEKVGLYDIKDKMISELSGGQLQRVFLARTFAQNPEIILLDEPTNHLDLKHQIELLQHLVIWAKDNNKIVVGVLHDLNLVQYFSDNVIMVSKGEVVAKGTPKEVLISEKLKQVYDIDVKQFMIEVLKKWE; encoded by the coding sequence ATGCTAGAAGTCAAAGAGCTTTATTGCGGATATGATAATAATGACATTATAAAAAATGTAAATTTTGAAGTTAAAAAAGGTGAAAATATTTGTATAATAGGGCCAAATGGTTGTGGAAAGAGTACTTTACTTAAGTCTATTGCAAATATAATTGATTATAGAGGAAGTATAAAGATAGATGGTAAAGAAGTTAATACATTTAATAGGAAAGAATTAGCTACAAAAGTGGCTTTAATGAGCCAAATATCTCAAATATATTTTCCTTATACAATTTATGAAACAGTATCGCTGGGAAGATATGCTTATTTAAAAGGTCCATTTCAATCTTTAAAAGGTGAAGATAGAGATATAGTTATTGATAGTATAGAAAAAGTCGGACTTTATGATATAAAAGATAAAATGATAAGTGAGTTGTCAGGAGGACAATTACAAAGAGTATTTTTAGCTAGAACATTTGCTCAAAATCCTGAAATTATATTATTGGATGAACCTACAAATCATCTAGATTTAAAGCATCAGATAGAATTACTGCAACATTTAGTCATTTGGGCAAAAGATAATAATAAGATTGTTGTTGGAGTTTTACATGATTTAAATTTAGTTCAGTATTTTTCAGATAATGTAATTATGGTAAGTAAAGGTGAGGTAGTAGCTAAGGGAACACCTAAAGAGGTCTTAATAAGTGAAAAACTTAAACAAGTTTATGATATAGATGTTAAGCAATTTATGATAGAAGTGCTTAAAAAGTGGGAATAA
- a CDS encoding MTH1187 family thiamine-binding protein — protein MVIADVAVVPLRPYKGEEEMYKVVDVCIEEIKNSGLKYEIGAMSTTIEGDFDEVFELLKKIHKIPFDLGCERVITTARIDEKAGGITIDEKLKNHR, from the coding sequence ATGGTAATAGCAGATGTAGCAGTAGTACCTTTAAGACCTTATAAAGGTGAAGAAGAAATGTACAAGGTTGTAGATGTATGTATAGAAGAAATAAAAAATAGTGGTCTAAAATATGAAATAGGTGCAATGAGTACAACGATAGAAGGCGACTTTGACGAAGTATTTGAACTTCTAAAGAAAATACATAAAATACCTTTTGATCTTGGCTGTGAAAGAGTTATAACAACAGCTAGAATAGATGAAAAAGCTGGGGGAATAACAATAGATGAAAAGCTTAAAAACCATAGATAA
- a CDS encoding FecCD family ABC transporter permease: MIRRKSLSLVCIPIVFLIICMGISIGSSNINLLDTANILLNKMFNIPLIDNINPKDVSIIWSIRFPRVLLAFMVGGCLSVSGAVVQSILKNELASPYTLGVSSGASLGAGLVIVLGISIPLLGTLTLPLIGFLSGLLTVYLVIVFSQKVDKTMSNNTIILAGMVLSLFVNALLTTITALFSEDIKSITMWQMGSFSMKGWSYVKVLVPFLLIGMIGVLKYTKEMDILTFGEEQAKAVGVDTAKVKKHLFILSATLTGSAVALSGTIGFVDLIAPHIVRKVFGSKHTYVIPMSFIFGGCLMVITDLISRTIVSPQELPVGAITALIGAPFFAYVYFNNKKG, encoded by the coding sequence ATGATTAGGAGAAAAAGTTTATCCTTAGTATGCATACCAATAGTGTTTTTAATAATTTGCATGGGAATATCTATAGGAAGTTCTAATATTAATTTGTTAGATACAGCTAATATATTATTAAATAAAATGTTTAACATTCCTTTAATAGATAATATAAACCCTAAAGATGTATCAATAATATGGTCTATAAGATTTCCAAGAGTTTTATTAGCATTTATGGTTGGAGGCTGTTTATCTGTAAGTGGTGCAGTAGTTCAGTCTATATTAAAAAATGAGTTAGCATCACCTTATACTCTAGGTGTATCATCAGGTGCATCACTAGGTGCAGGATTGGTTATAGTTCTTGGAATATCAATACCACTATTAGGAACCTTAACACTTCCGTTAATTGGTTTTTTATCAGGTCTTTTGACTGTTTATTTAGTAATAGTATTTAGCCAAAAAGTAGATAAAACAATGTCGAATAATACTATAATACTTGCAGGAATGGTACTTTCATTATTCGTAAATGCTCTTTTGACAACAATAACAGCTTTGTTTAGTGAAGATATAAAAAGTATTACAATGTGGCAGATGGGAAGTTTTTCCATGAAAGGATGGTCATACGTAAAAGTCCTTGTACCATTTTTGTTAATAGGAATGATAGGTGTATTAAAGTATACTAAAGAGATGGATATTTTAACGTTTGGAGAAGAGCAAGCAAAAGCTGTTGGTGTAGATACTGCTAAGGTTAAAAAGCACTTATTTATATTATCGGCAACTTTAACAGGCTCAGCAGTAGCCTTAAGTGGAACGATAGGATTTGTTGATTTAATTGCACCACATATAGTTAGAAAGGTATTTGGGTCAAAACATACATATGTGATACCAATGTCTTTTATATTTGGAGGATGCTTAATGGTTATAACAGATCTTATATCTAGAACTATAGTATCACCACAAGAACTGCCAGTAGGTGCTATAACGGCTCTTATAGGAGCGCCATTCTTTGCATATGTTTATTTTAATAATAAAAAAGGGTAG
- a CDS encoding ABC transporter ATP-binding protein translates to MNSYQNKNVKIDIKNISKSYEDVKVLDNISIRVCEGEFVSILGPSGCGKSTIFNMITNLIEYDSGSIEINGKLSYMYQKDLLLPHKTIIDNVSLPLTIMKEKNFYNKSIRKKEAHKNVIQYFKTFGLEGYENKYPKELSGGMKQRANFLRTFVNSNDIMLLDEPFGALDSITKASMQNWLLDIKNKVNSTILLITHDIDEAIMLSDKIYVISKKPAIVKKEFTIDKTYISDENLEYIVKLKKEILNLL, encoded by the coding sequence ATGAATTCTTACCAAAATAAAAATGTTAAAATAGATATTAAAAACATTTCTAAATCTTATGAAGATGTTAAGGTATTAGATAATATAAGTATAAGGGTCTGTGAAGGTGAATTTGTAAGTATACTTGGCCCTAGTGGATGCGGTAAAAGTACTATATTTAATATGATTACAAATTTAATCGAATATGATAGTGGAAGTATTGAGATTAATGGTAAATTGAGTTATATGTATCAAAAAGATTTATTACTACCTCATAAAACTATAATAGATAATGTTAGTTTGCCATTAACTATTATGAAGGAAAAGAACTTTTATAATAAATCTATAAGAAAAAAAGAAGCGCATAAAAATGTTATACAGTATTTTAAAACATTTGGATTAGAAGGGTATGAAAATAAATATCCAAAAGAATTATCTGGTGGGATGAAACAAAGAGCTAATTTTTTAAGAACTTTTGTAAATTCAAATGATATTATGCTGCTAGATGAGCCATTTGGAGCGCTAGACTCTATAACTAAAGCATCAATGCAAAATTGGTTATTAGATATAAAAAATAAAGTAAATTCAACTATACTATTAATAACTCATGATATAGATGAAGCTATAATGTTATCTGACAAAATATATGTTATATCTAAAAAGCCTGCAATTGTAAAAAAAGAATTTACAATTGATAAAACTTATATAAGTGATGAAAACCTAGAATATATTGTTAAATTGAAAAAAGAAATATTAAATTTATTATAA
- a CDS encoding HD domain-containing phosphohydrolase, with amino-acid sequence MFDNMLEILLDNIPYSIWLKSKEGHFIFVNKCLCDSLKKTKEEILGKTVYDIYGEKLGTEYTKNYKEVENLGEAKMFSGYQDDIFLECYIAPIKKDGKIESYLGILQDQTERKKYEDEIVKQKNLLKTIMDTIPDSIFYKNLDGEYINCNVSFAQNYYESDKEKIIGKKDLDIIKDENFKNQIIKSDEKIIRERTTQTTNINIKVNGETKYMECIKTPLVDIENNMWGIVGISRDITERKLVEKELRKIGYNDKLTNVYNRAYFDEKIKTLDNERYLPLSLIMGDVDGLKIVNDTLGHLKGDELLAQVSNVLKRVCDDGLIVRWGGDEFIILLPNTESKKAEQICKKITRACKKEPYTSIPLSISLGYSTKRNLKDNIDDIIKDAEEKLYKKKLPRNINSKKKILKGLMEILEEKSSDAKKHTDRVVYYAKRLGKRLKLSIDDQKELIISAMLHDIGKIGIQNEIASKNGKLTDEEFNIIKTHVEKGYRVAKSNYEIAYVANNILSHHEKWNGTGYPMGLKGKEIPFLARVICVIDAYDAMTSERSYKKQMTNDQALKEIERCSGTQFDPEIVKVFIEEFKYEN; translated from the coding sequence ATGTTTGACAATATGTTAGAGATATTACTAGATAATATTCCATACTCTATTTGGCTAAAAAGCAAAGAAGGACATTTTATATTTGTAAATAAATGCCTATGCGATAGTTTGAAAAAAACCAAAGAAGAGATATTAGGAAAAACTGTTTATGATATATATGGAGAAAAATTAGGAACAGAATATACAAAAAATTATAAAGAAGTGGAAAATCTAGGAGAAGCTAAAATGTTTTCGGGATATCAAGATGATATATTTTTAGAATGTTATATAGCGCCTATTAAAAAAGATGGAAAAATAGAAAGTTATTTAGGTATACTCCAAGATCAGACTGAACGCAAAAAATATGAAGATGAAATAGTAAAACAAAAAAATTTATTAAAAACTATAATGGATACAATTCCAGATTCTATATTTTATAAAAATTTAGATGGTGAATACATTAACTGTAATGTATCTTTTGCCCAAAATTATTATGAAAGTGATAAGGAAAAAATTATAGGAAAAAAAGATTTAGATATTATAAAAGATGAAAATTTTAAAAATCAAATTATTAAATCTGATGAAAAAATAATAAGAGAGCGAACTACTCAAACTACGAATATTAATATAAAAGTTAATGGAGAAACAAAATATATGGAGTGTATAAAAACTCCTTTAGTAGATATAGAAAATAACATGTGGGGAATTGTTGGTATATCAAGGGATATAACTGAAAGAAAACTGGTAGAAAAAGAATTAAGAAAAATAGGTTATAATGATAAGTTAACAAACGTTTATAATAGGGCTTACTTTGACGAAAAAATTAAAACTCTAGATAATGAAAGGTATTTGCCATTAAGTTTAATAATGGGGGATGTAGATGGATTAAAAATAGTAAATGATACATTAGGTCATTTAAAAGGAGATGAGCTTTTAGCTCAAGTATCAAATGTATTAAAAAGAGTTTGTGATGATGGGTTAATAGTTAGGTGGGGTGGAGACGAATTTATAATATTACTTCCAAATACAGAATCTAAAAAAGCAGAGCAAATATGCAAAAAAATTACACGTGCTTGTAAAAAAGAACCGTATACGTCTATACCTCTAAGTATATCCTTAGGGTATTCAACAAAAAGAAACTTAAAAGATAATATAGATGACATTATAAAAGATGCTGAAGAAAAGTTATATAAAAAAAAATTACCAAGAAATATAAATTCTAAAAAGAAAATTCTAAAAGGATTAATGGAAATCTTAGAAGAAAAAAGCTCAGATGCAAAAAAGCATACAGATAGAGTAGTATACTATGCTAAAAGATTAGGTAAAAGATTAAAACTTAGTATTGATGATCAAAAAGAGCTTATAATTTCAGCTATGCTTCATGATATTGGTAAAATAGGAATACAAAATGAAATTGCATCTAAAAATGGTAAACTAACTGACGAAGAATTTAATATAATAAAAACACATGTAGAAAAGGGATATAGGGTTGCTAAATCTAATTATGAGATAGCATATGTAGCAAATAATATACTATCACATCATGAAAAATGGAATGGTACAGGGTATCCTATGGGGTTAAAAGGCAAAGAAATACCGTTTTTAGCCAGAGTAATATGTGTTATTGATGCATATGATGCAATGACAAGTGAAAGGTCATATAAGAAACAAATGACTAATGATCAAGCTTTAAAAGAAATTGAACGATGCTCAGGTACTCAATTTGATCCTGAGATAGTTAAAGTTTTCATAGAAGAATTTAAATATGAAAATTAA
- a CDS encoding LacI family DNA-binding transcriptional regulator, translated as MVTLKEIANEVGVSVGTVSRVLNHDTTISVSDETKIKIFETAEEMQYKTLKQRKSSSKVKINKLRVGIVEMYNHSEQLQDPYYLLLRSVVDRECFDNEIEVVNVYKSEKEYKFIGEEKLNGIIAIGKFNGEEVNMMNEISDNIVFLDSSPDEQRYDSVKVNFKLGTYKALDYLFELGHSDIGYIGSTKTLDNKKEKNLDYRLRYYTDYMKSKGVYKKENIIDTKEMTAMDGYESTIEFINSNENMPTAFFVGNDTIATGVLKALYENNIKVPDDVSIVGFNDLIASKHTIVPLTTVRVHIEHLASASVDLIIEKINKSRKYCKKVIIPSELVIRKSTKSII; from the coding sequence GTGGTTACATTAAAGGAAATTGCCAACGAGGTTGGTGTATCTGTAGGTACTGTTTCTAGAGTATTAAACCATGATACAACAATTAGTGTTTCTGATGAAACTAAAATAAAGATATTTGAAACTGCAGAAGAAATGCAATATAAGACTTTAAAGCAAAGAAAAAGTAGTAGTAAAGTTAAAATAAATAAATTAAGAGTCGGGATAGTTGAGATGTATAATCATAGTGAACAACTACAAGATCCTTACTATTTACTTCTTAGAAGTGTAGTAGATAGAGAATGTTTTGATAATGAAATAGAAGTTGTAAATGTTTATAAATCGGAAAAAGAATATAAATTTATAGGTGAAGAAAAGCTAAATGGAATAATTGCTATAGGTAAATTTAACGGTGAAGAAGTAAATATGATGAATGAAATTAGTGACAATATAGTATTTTTAGATTCTTCACCAGATGAGCAACGCTATGACTCGGTTAAAGTTAATTTTAAATTAGGGACTTATAAGGCGCTAGATTATTTGTTTGAATTAGGTCATAGTGATATTGGATATATTGGAAGTACAAAGACTTTAGATAACAAAAAAGAAAAAAATCTTGATTATAGATTAAGATACTATACTGATTATATGAAGTCTAAAGGAGTATATAAAAAAGAAAATATAATAGATACAAAAGAAATGACTGCTATGGATGGATATGAATCTACAATAGAGTTTATAAATAGTAATGAAAATATGCCTACTGCTTTCTTTGTTGGAAATGATACTATAGCAACGGGGGTACTTAAAGCTTTATATGAAAATAATATAAAGGTTCCGGATGATGTTAGTATAGTTGGATTTAATGATTTAATAGCATCTAAGCATACAATTGTACCGCTTACAACTGTTAGGGTACATATAGAGCATTTAGCAAGTGCTTCAGTTGATTTAATAATTGAGAAAATAAATAAAAGTAGAAAATATTGTAAAAAAGTTATAATACCTAGTGAACTAGTAATTAGAAAAAGTACAAAAAGTATAATATAA